The Cellulophaga sp. L1A9 genome window below encodes:
- the trxA gene encoding thioredoxin, with protein sequence MKSSFDKIIDSSTPVLIDFFADWCGPCKSLAPILKQVKEEMGDAVKIVKIDVDKNQSLASKYQVRGVPTMMLFKNGKQLWRQSGVLQKNDIITIIKSK encoded by the coding sequence ATGAAAAGTAGTTTCGATAAAATAATAGATTCAAGTACCCCTGTATTAATAGATTTTTTTGCAGATTGGTGTGGTCCATGTAAAAGTTTGGCACCTATTTTAAAACAAGTGAAAGAAGAAATGGGTGATGCTGTTAAAATTGTAAAAATTGATGTGGATAAAAACCAATCTTTAGCCTCTAAATATCAAGTAAGAGGGGTGCCCACAATGATGTTATTTAAAAATGGAAAACAACTTTGGAGACAATCAGGTGTACTTCAGAAAAATGATATTATAACTATTATTAAATCGA